A portion of the Rhizobium sp. 9140 genome contains these proteins:
- the istB gene encoding IS21-like element helper ATPase IstB, with translation MNTQAPEILLTHYLKTLKLPSFQREYQKLARLCATEGVDHVGYLTRLAEREMIERDRRKVERRIKAARFPVVKSLDSFDFAAIPKLNRMQVLELARCEWIERRENVIALGPSGTGKTHVALGLGLAACQKGLSVGFTTAAALVSEMMEARDERRLIRFQKQMAAYQLLIIDELGFVPLSKTGAELLFELISQRYERGATLITSNLPFDEWTETLGSERLTGALLDRITHHVSILEMNGDSYRLAQSRARKAG, from the coding sequence ATGAACACCCAAGCACCCGAGATCCTTCTCACCCATTATCTCAAAACCCTGAAGCTGCCGAGTTTCCAGCGCGAGTACCAGAAGCTGGCCCGGCTGTGCGCCACCGAAGGCGTCGATCATGTCGGATACCTCACCCGGCTTGCCGAGCGGGAGATGATCGAACGGGACCGTCGCAAGGTCGAGCGTCGCATCAAGGCGGCCAGGTTCCCGGTCGTCAAAAGCCTCGACAGTTTCGACTTCGCCGCCATCCCAAAGCTGAACAGGATGCAGGTGCTGGAACTGGCGCGCTGCGAATGGATCGAGCGCAGGGAGAACGTTATCGCTCTCGGCCCCAGCGGCACGGGCAAGACCCATGTGGCGCTCGGCCTCGGCCTGGCCGCCTGCCAGAAGGGCCTGTCCGTTGGGTTCACGACAGCGGCCGCACTGGTCAGCGAGATGATGGAGGCGCGCGACGAGCGGCGTCTCATCCGGTTCCAGAAGCAGATGGCCGCCTACCAGCTGTTGATCATCGATGAACTGGGCTTCGTGCCGCTGTCAAAGACCGGCGCGGAATTGCTGTTCGAGCTGATCTCGCAACGATACGAGCGAGGCGCGACCCTGATCACCAGCAACCTTCCTTTTGACGAATGGACGGAAACCTTGGGGTCCGAGCGCCTGACCGGCGCTTTGCTCGACCGCATCACCCATCACGTCAGCATCCTCGAGATGAACGGCGACAGCTATCGTCTCGCCCAAAGCCGCGCCCGAAAGGCCGGCTGA
- a CDS encoding metal-sensing transcriptional repressor, producing MTDQAHMHETHPDIIKRLKRAEGHLRSVIAMIEAHRPCVDIAQQLHAVEKAVCQAKKALIQDHLDHCLEDAVGSLGSEQRRTIDEFKTITKYL from the coding sequence ATGACAGATCAAGCGCACATGCACGAAACCCATCCGGATATCATCAAGCGGCTGAAACGCGCTGAGGGCCACCTGCGCAGCGTGATCGCGATGATTGAGGCGCACCGTCCCTGCGTCGATATCGCCCAGCAGCTTCATGCGGTGGAAAAGGCCGTCTGCCAGGCAAAGAAGGCATTGATACAGGATCACTTGGATCATTGCCTCGAGGATGCAGTCGGGAGCCTCGGCAGCGAGCAGCGCCGCACGATCGACGAGTTCAAGACGATCACGAAATACTTGTAA